One segment of Mugil cephalus isolate CIBA_MC_2020 chromosome 14, CIBA_Mcephalus_1.1, whole genome shotgun sequence DNA contains the following:
- the trhrb gene encoding thyrotropin-releasing hormone receptor b, protein MENFTSAPKLNQTLGPWLDNSIQYKVISSLLLFVICAVGIVGNVMVILVVLTTKHMRTPTNCYLVSLAVADLMVLTAAGLPTIMDSIFASWVFGHYGCLCITYFQYLGINASSCSITAFTIERYIAICHPIKAQFLCTLSRAKKIILFVWAFTSVYCLMWFYLSDIQELVYDNITIISCGYRVSRKFYLPIYFFDFGVFFVLPLLLSAVLYGLIARILFLNPLPSDPKDKKKNGHNNHAVNKSTSCKNSRHSSSTATSRRQVTKMLAVVVILFAVLWMPYRTLVVVNSFLDQAYLDHWFLLFCRVCIYLNSAINPVIYNAMSQKFRAAFRKICRCGRKGSDKPATYSVALTYSAVKDTSVVESTDHFTTELEELTVTDDLLSDQKMMFPDPCVYRKVNYSDA, encoded by the exons ATGGAAAACTTCACATCGGCCCCGAAGCTGAACCAAACGTTGGGCCCCTGGCTGGACAACAGCATCCAGTACAAAGTCATAAGTAGTTTGCTGCTATTTGTGATCTGCGCGGTGGGGATCGTTGGCAACGTGATGGTGATCCTGGTGGTGCTCACCACCAAACACATGAGGACTCCCACCAACTGCTACCTGGTGAGTTTGGCCGTGGCTGATCTCATGGTGCTGACAGCTGCTGGCTTGCCGACCATCATGGACAGTATTTTTGCGTCTTGGGTGTTCGGCCACTACGGGTGCCTGTGCATCACCTACTTCCAGTACCTCGGGATCAacgcctcctcctgctccataACAGCGTTCACCATAGAGAGATACATCGCCATCTGCCACCCGATTAAAGCCCAGTTTCTGTGCACTTTGTCCAGAGCAAAGAAGATCATTTTATTCGTTTGGGCTTTTACTTCCGTTTACTGCCTGATGTGGTTCTACCTGTCAGACATCCAGGAGCTGGTCTACGACAACATCACCATCATCTCCTGCGGCTACAGAGTGTCCCGGAAGTTTTATTTACCCATTTACTTCTTCGACTTCGGCGTCTTCTTcgtgctgccgctgctgctctcCGCCGTCCTGTACGGACTCATCGCCCGGATCCTGTTCCTCAACCCGCTGCCCTCCGACCccaaagacaagaagaagaacggaCACAACAACCACGCGGTCAACAAGAGCACCAGCTGCAAGAACTCCCGTCACTCCAGCTCCACGGCGACCTCCCGCAGACAG GTGACCAAGATGCTGGCGGTGGTGGTGATCCTCTTCGCCGTGCTCTGGATGCCGTACCGCACCCTGGTGGTGGTCAACTCCTTCCTGGACCAGGCCTACCTGGACCACTGGTTCCTGCTCTTCTGCCGGGTCTGCATCTACCTCAACAGCGCCATCAACCCGGTCATCTACAACGCCATGTCGCAGAAGTTTCGCGCCGCCTTCCGCAAGATCTGCCGCTGCGGCAGGAAGGGCTCGGACAAGCCGGCCACCTACAGCGTGGCCCTCACCTACAGCGCCGTGAAGGACACGTCCGTGGTGGAGAGCACCGACCACTTCACCacggagctggaggagctcacCGTCACCGACGACCTGCTGTCGGATCAGAAGATGATGTTCCCGGACCCCTGCGTGTACAGGAAAGTGAACTACAGCGACGCCTGA